A genomic stretch from Hemitrygon akajei chromosome 10, sHemAka1.3, whole genome shotgun sequence includes:
- the LOC140734471 gene encoding cysteinyl leukotriene receptor 1-like, giving the protein MNLEVTPTNKSGVGQPDCPMIDDFRNQVYSTVYSLVFVVGLAGNSFAVYVLLKTFKQRTAFNIYMLNLAVSDLLCVCTLPLRVIYYSFKGRWIFGDLMCRVTSYSLYVNLYCSIYFMTAMSFTRFLAIVFPVKNMKIVNIKKAKIVCAVIWSFVTLTSAPFLMSGSHQVENKTKCFEPPTLQDKNGLKSLLIMNYVSVVLGFILPFLIILVCYTFIVRTLMKSTAAIHKKKASRRRAVHLIIIVLAAFLISFMPYHVQRTVHLHFLNQDVKSCEDIIYMQKSVVVTLCLAAANTCFDPLLYFFSGENFRRRLTISFSRKSSLSSHQMSNKRKRSLMIQENEKSDGNAYTPAATSATNSNNSKI; this is encoded by the coding sequence ATGAATCTGGAGGTGACCCCAACTAACAAATCAGGGGTCGGTCAGCCTGACTGCCCGATGATTGATGATTTTCGCAATCAAGTCTATTCCACGGTATACTCCCTAGTTTTTGTGGTGGGCTTAGCAGGAAATTCTTTTGCTGTATATGTGCTGCTGAAGACTTTTAAACAAAGAACAGCTTTCAACATCTACATGCTGAACCTGGCAGTGTCAGATTTGCTGTGTGTATGCACCTTGCCTTTGAGAGTGATATACTACTCTTTCAAAGGAAGATGGATCTTTGGGGACTTAATGTGCAGAGTCACCTCTTACTCTCTCTATGTTAACCTGTACTGCAGCATTTACTTCATGACTGCCATGAGTTTCACCCGATTCCTGGCCATCGTGTTCCCTGTTAAAAATATGAAAATAGTGAATATTAAGAAGGCTAAGATCGTCTGTGCAGTGATATGGAGTTTTGTGACATTGACGAGTGCTCCATTCCTGATGTCCGGCTCTCACCAGGTGGAAAACAAAACAAAGTGCTTTGAACCTCCAACTTTACAAGATAAAAATGGCCTAAAAAGCCTATTGATCATGAACTACGTATCTGTGGTCTTGGGCTTCATCCTACCCTTCCTCATCATCCTTGTTTGTTACACCTTTATCGTAAGGACTTTAATGAAAAGCACAGCAGCTATTCATAAGAAAAAAGCATCGCGTCGAAGAGCAGTGCATCTAATCATAATTGTGCTTGCTGCCTTCCTGATCAGCTTCATGCCGTATCACGTACAACGTACAGTGCATTTGCACTTCCTGAACCAAGATGTGAAGAGCTGCGAAGACATCATTTATATGCAGAAGTCAGTCGTAGTCACGCTCTGTCTGGCTGCTGCCAACACCTGCTTTGACCCACTATTATACTTCTTCTCAGGTGAAAACTTCAGACGAAGGCTCACAATTTCTTTCAGCAGAAAATCATCTTTGTCAAGCCACCAAATGTCTAACAAAAGGAAACGCTCGTTGATGATTCAAGAAAATGAGAAGTCCGATGGAAATGCTTACACTCCTGCAGCGACAAGTGCAACCaacagcaacaacagcaaaatctGA